CTTTCTGGGTCGTTTTTCTCGATATATTGGTGGCACCCTCACCGTAACGGTATCTATTTGGTTTGGGTTATGTTCAGTTGGAGGAAGTACGCGAGGTTTGAGAGGTTTCTTAGGATCTTCAGTAGTAGTGGTGACCTCTGCATCGTCCTCTGCCTCTGGCAGCGGCAGTGGTATGCGGTTGGGATGAGCGCGTTCCCGCTGAAGGCTCTGGTGGGAGTCACCGCGACGGATGTCGTCAGCGAGATCCCGATCTCCAAAATGTACGTTTTGATAATGATTCGCGGGTAGCTTGCGCGCCTTCTGCTGAGCGGGACGTCTTGGCTGCTGCTTGTGCTGCCAGAACTGATCCACGGCGTTACCGAACTGTCGCACGGCGGCCTCGCGGTCGCGAGACTCCTGCACGTCttcgtagtcgtcgtcgtccAGTTGTTGTTGGTCGTCATCATCGTCATACGCCAAGTAGTCCTCATCGGCGGCCCGCTGTGGATCGAACTGCCTCGCATCCACAGTGTCCACGCGGCTCGCTACTCCATTTCTCACGACGAACGCGTCGACATACACCCGCGGCTTACGCGGCTCAGTTTGCGGTAACCTTCCCGCACGTGGTTCTATCGCTATAGGTACAAACTGTTCTTGAGTGTCTAATAAAGCATCATCGTCAGCTACTGCTTCGGCCTGGGGTGCAGGAGTAGCGGGGGCAACAGGCGCTCTGTTAAAGTTAAAGTTCAGCCTGAGGTTAGACGTGATCCTCTCAAGATTGTCAGCTTTCGGAGGTGGAGGAGGCGGTGGTGGTGGAGCGCAGGGTGCTGGTGTCGTGGGGTTGGCGCGCGGCTGGGCACACGGGGGtggtggcggcggcggtggtggCGGAGTAGGCTTGGGCTTAGGTTtagggcgcggcgcggcgcgaggTCTCGGACACGGTGGGACAGCCTTAGGTTGTGGTGGtggtggcggcggcggtggtggCTTCGCAGCTCTGCAAGGCGGGGGACCCGCGGCGCGGGGCTGTCCGCAGGGCGCGGGGGcaggcgcgggcgcgggggccGGTCCAGCCTGCGCCGGGGCCGCCAGGGGCGTGTCGATACCTGGCACTGGCGCAAGGGGTGGCGGGAACGCGGCTTGCGGGGGTTTCCTGGCCACACTGTACCCGAGCACATCGGCTAACCCTCTAAACACTAAGTCCCCGAACGTTCTTTTCTTGCGCACGATTTCCTCCGGATCGCCGTCCAGCTCTATGATGGCCCCATTCTCATCACGGAGAACAACGGTGCCGTTTTCTTTGTCGACGGTGATGGTGTCGTTGGCTAGGAGAGCCTCGAGCGACTCGTTGGCGGGCGTGGGGCGCGGCTGTTGGTCGGCGGCTGCagccagcagcagcagcagcagcagcagcagcagcgggggcgcggcgcggcgcatGGCGGCAGGGCGAGTGTCGCGCGGGCGGACTGGGACCACGGTTTTGTCGCACCGAGCCTTGCTCAAGCAGCGTCACGCTcggctgcgcacgcgcaccgcgCCTAACTAATGTCTACATTATTCAATTACTCTTTAGATGATGTGCCTGTAATGTAATACCGCACTCTTTTTACTAGAGTTACCtgtgtacaaataaaaatcatgaaaatcTCTTTCTTTTCGATAGCGGATTCCTAACAAGCTATTAATTAGGTTAAGGGAAGTTGCGGGACAGCCCAAcacaaattttgttattaatctaaTGGTGCTGCCtcatttttgtttgctttgtaACAATATgggatataataaatatttgtttctattatttcaaaatggccaCATACAAGTTTGTTCACATTATACGATCATCACAGACTTTGCTGCTGTGTTTAGCTAAAACTgctataaatttatgttttacacATTTGGCAGTTTCCATTACTTCCTTAAGTAAACACATTGGTTATGTGGACATCACAACATTCTCCGCGGGAGCCTGCAGGTATTGTTATATTGGTACCACAGAACCTTTCTCATTTCGCCACCAGCTTTTCACAACCTAATTTGTAAACTATTACCTGCTAAATTAGTCGGACTATGTAAAAGTGAGTTGCGTCACAGCGTATTAAAGTAATACCGAACTGTGATGAATAAGAACTCAATTAATAGAACAAACACATAAAAAGTGAATGTCAATACAACTGGCGCTGACTTAGTTATTGGGTCAATGTGACGGTGTTCTAGACTAGTTGAGAGTTGCTTACTCTATCATTATAACGAAGTATTAAACATGTTAATTTTTTGAACTATCTAATCTACTTCCTAGGAATAAGTCAAGATGACTAGATATGATCTAAGAGCGAACAGATGCGGGCAAAAAAAACTGCAATGGATGTTCTCCGTGGTCGAATggtgtacgcaccggtttcaaggtgtcgctagctcaggtcctgggttcgatccccggtcgggtcaatgaaAAATTcgcatttctacattgtctcaggtcgttgtatctgaattccgtAACACAAgggctttggcaacttactttgggttcagaacaaagTATGTGATATGttcgcatttatttatgttaagcgTCAAACCTATGAAATATGTtcgaaaattatttcaaaacttcaCTTGTTAGTACACTAACTTTTGCTCGCTGCTTCGCTGTCCATCTAACTCCGTGCTACTCGGGTTAGCTTAGCTACCTTCTAACTAG
The genomic region above belongs to Trichoplusia ni isolate ovarian cell line Hi5 chromosome 20 unlocalized genomic scaffold, tn1 tig00001435_group19, whole genome shotgun sequence and contains:
- the LOC113506581 gene encoding atherin-like gives rise to the protein MPQYDVDTESADQQPRPTPANESLEALLANDTITVDKENGTVVLRDENGAIIELDGDPEEIVRKKRTFGDLVFRGLADVLGYSVARKPPQAAFPPPLAPVPGIDTPLAAPAQAGPAPAPAPAPAPCGQPRAAGPPPCRAAKPPPPPPPPPQPKAVPPCPRPRAAPRPKPKPKPTPPPPPPPPPPCAQPRANPTTPAPCAPPPPPPPPPKADNLERITSNLRLNFNFNRAPVAPATPAPQAEAVADDDALLDTQEQFVPIAIEPRAGRLPQTEPRKPRVYVDAFVVRNGVASRVDTVDARQFDPQRAADEDYLAYDDDDDQQQLDDDDYEDVQESRDREAAVRQFGNAVDQFWQHKQQPRRPAQQKARKLPANHYQNVHFGDRDLADDIRRGDSHQSLQRERAHPNRIPLPLPEAEDDAEVTTTTEDPKKPLKPRVLPPTEHNPNQIDTVTVRVPPIYREKRPRKLHREKPEQPDRDEENEGNTDFSSREREYHHDADGDDSSLAPRTERPAKRKRRRKQSRKTRAASDEHYDADYDYYGKKLPVSQEEKFYMDLTVPPPTVDADVARHEKPVDSGYFLEDHERLRDDPSHRIRDED